Proteins encoded in a region of the bacterium genome:
- a CDS encoding phosphatidylserine decarboxylase family protein — protein sequence MDIEGYKYVISAILLALLGYIAGGIIGNVVLWLGIASALFISFFFRDPERKITAGKGVVLSPADGRVVACDKRSDGKKEIAIFMSLFNVHVNRSPVSGEVTSVKYERGKFFVASKDEASEQNERNEITIKTEHGDIIVRQIAGFLARRIVCRVKAGDRLSIGERLGIIKFGSRVEVVLPETAHLMVDKGDRVVGGRTIIAKF from the coding sequence ATGGACATTGAGGGCTACAAATATGTGATTTCAGCAATTCTTTTGGCACTTCTTGGCTACATCGCTGGTGGAATTATCGGGAATGTTGTGTTGTGGCTCGGGATTGCATCCGCGTTGTTCATCTCCTTTTTCTTCCGCGACCCAGAGCGCAAGATAACCGCAGGCAAAGGTGTTGTGCTCTCCCCGGCAGATGGCAGGGTGGTGGCGTGCGACAAACGCTCGGATGGGAAAAAAGAGATTGCCATATTTATGTCCCTTTTTAATGTCCATGTCAACCGGAGCCCCGTATCGGGTGAGGTCACATCTGTAAAGTATGAGAGAGGGAAGTTTTTCGTTGCATCAAAAGACGAAGCAAGCGAACAAAACGAGCGCAACGAGATTACTATAAAAACCGAACACGGCGACATAATTGTTCGTCAGATAGCAGGATTTTTAGCAAGGCGAATAGTATGCAGGGTAAAAGCTGGCGATAGGCTTAGCATAGGCGAACGGTTAGGCATAATAAAGTTTGGCTCAAGAGTTGAGGTGGTTTTGCCGGAGACAGCGCATCTTATGGTCGATAAGGGAGACAGGGTTGTTGGTGGACGCACGATAATAGCCAAATTCTAA
- a CDS encoding Hsp20/alpha crystallin family protein: MGTMIKRKVTFAEDELMPIDDDILRIISDFSELRFPTFIEHTRKWHPPVDVVEDEDRLIILVDLAGILVEDVRVKKEGNTIIIQGIRRQLLPLKNPVYHHMEIDYGEFERGIRIPRKFQNGEIKASYKDGFMKIEIKLPEHYERRIEVE; this comes from the coding sequence ATGGGCACAATGATAAAGAGAAAGGTAACTTTCGCCGAGGACGAGTTAATGCCAATAGACGATGACATACTAAGAATTATATCTGATTTTTCGGAACTGAGGTTCCCAACATTCATCGAGCACACGAGAAAGTGGCATCCACCGGTGGATGTCGTCGAAGACGAGGATAGACTTATAATACTGGTTGACCTCGCCGGAATACTTGTCGAGGATGTGAGGGTAAAAAAAGAGGGAAACACTATAATAATACAGGGCATAAGAAGGCAGCTTCTCCCATTAAAAAACCCGGTTTATCATCATATGGAAATAGACTACGGCGAGTTCGAGCGCGGAATAAGAATCCCAAGAAAATTCCAGAATGGTGAAATAAAAGCTTCCTACAAGGATGGATTTATGAAAATAGAGATAAAGCTTCCCGAACATTACGAGAGAAGAATAGAAGTGGAGTAA
- the lon gene encoding endopeptidase La → MANEGKIFELPLLPLPRGLVVFPGQLQPLAAVEESDVKLINDVLSKDKTLALFAVKPPELVEKESIENIVYPVGCRAVILKMVRLPDGTIKFLTNALTRVKILEITQKEPYPKARVQELIEEVANDAEEAALMRTALEIFEEVVSIAPYLPDEIKLAARAMTEPGRLADLITANLNIPPEEKQKALEELSTKKRLEHVISLLRKELTVLKLTRDIQSKTAAELEKAQREYFLREQLKQIQKELGEETTQKEIEELRKKIEESGMHEEAKEVALRELNRLARMNPASPEYTVARTYLDWLINMPWNISTQDRIDIAEARKILDEDHYDLDKIKERILEFLAVRKLNPDVKSPILLFVGPPGVGKTSLGQSIAKALGRKFVRISLGGMRDEAEIRGHRRTYVGALPGRIIQGIKRAGTNNPVFMLDEVDKIGQDFRGDPASALLEVLDPEQNHAFIDHYLDVPFDLSKVIFIATANYIDPIPRVLLDRMEVLRLPGYTDLEKLQIAKKYLIPKEIKNHGLTRKQIRFTDKAIKFIINSYTREAGLRNLDRAIESICRKVAKEIAEGKTEKVSVTMDVVRKYLGPEKYIQEKILIKPKVGVATGLAWTPYGGEVLLVEATVMPGKGRLILTGSLGEVMKESAQIALSYVRSHASELEIDEEIFDKSDVHIHVPAGAIPKDGPSAGVTMITALVSRLVGRPPKEGIAMTGEITLRGDILPIGGLKEKSLAAHRVKIKKILIPEFNMKDLEELPEEILNQIEFIPVETIEEVLWYTLGIKFGVLERASRKKEKAKI, encoded by the coding sequence ATGGCTAATGAAGGTAAAATATTCGAGCTTCCGCTGTTGCCTCTTCCGAGGGGATTGGTGGTTTTCCCGGGGCAACTTCAACCGCTCGCTGCGGTAGAGGAAAGCGATGTAAAGCTCATAAACGATGTCCTTTCCAAGGACAAGACTTTGGCGCTTTTTGCCGTTAAGCCACCCGAGCTCGTCGAGAAAGAATCTATAGAAAACATAGTCTATCCGGTAGGTTGCCGCGCTGTGATACTGAAAATGGTCCGTCTCCCCGATGGGACGATAAAGTTCCTCACGAATGCACTTACTCGCGTGAAAATACTTGAAATAACCCAAAAGGAACCATACCCCAAGGCGCGGGTTCAGGAACTTATCGAGGAAGTAGCAAACGACGCAGAAGAAGCAGCATTAATGAGAACCGCCCTCGAAATTTTCGAGGAAGTAGTATCGATAGCGCCATATCTTCCTGATGAGATAAAACTTGCGGCACGAGCCATGACCGAACCCGGCAGACTGGCGGATCTTATAACAGCAAACCTTAACATCCCCCCCGAAGAAAAACAAAAAGCACTCGAAGAATTGTCCACAAAGAAGCGCCTTGAGCATGTCATATCGCTGTTACGAAAAGAGCTAACCGTTCTTAAACTTACGCGGGACATACAAAGCAAGACTGCGGCAGAACTCGAGAAAGCGCAAAGAGAATACTTCCTTCGCGAACAGCTAAAACAAATTCAAAAAGAGCTTGGTGAGGAGACCACCCAGAAAGAGATCGAGGAACTGCGCAAGAAAATCGAAGAATCTGGCATGCACGAAGAAGCCAAAGAGGTCGCTTTAAGGGAGCTCAACCGTCTCGCGCGGATGAATCCCGCATCTCCGGAATATACCGTAGCGAGAACCTATCTCGACTGGCTAATAAACATGCCATGGAACATCTCAACCCAGGACCGCATAGACATAGCCGAAGCGAGAAAAATACTTGATGAGGACCACTACGACCTCGACAAGATAAAAGAGCGAATCCTAGAATTCCTCGCCGTAAGGAAGCTAAACCCAGATGTAAAATCGCCCATACTCCTTTTCGTCGGACCACCCGGCGTGGGTAAAACATCGCTCGGACAATCCATAGCGAAAGCATTAGGTCGAAAGTTCGTGAGGATATCGCTTGGTGGTATGCGCGACGAGGCGGAAATAAGAGGACACAGAAGAACATATGTTGGTGCACTTCCGGGAAGGATTATTCAGGGCATAAAGCGAGCAGGAACAAATAACCCGGTATTCATGCTGGATGAGGTGGACAAAATCGGTCAGGACTTTCGTGGCGACCCTGCGTCAGCTTTGCTTGAGGTGCTCGACCCAGAACAAAACCATGCCTTCATCGACCATTATCTCGATGTGCCATTTGATCTATCAAAAGTGATATTCATAGCCACTGCGAACTACATCGACCCCATTCCGCGCGTCCTTCTCGACAGAATGGAAGTGCTAAGACTGCCCGGCTACACCGACCTTGAAAAACTTCAGATAGCAAAGAAATACCTCATACCAAAAGAGATCAAAAATCACGGGCTGACGAGAAAGCAAATAAGATTCACGGATAAAGCGATAAAGTTTATTATAAACTCTTACACTCGCGAGGCAGGGCTTAGAAACCTCGACAGAGCTATAGAATCCATATGCCGCAAGGTCGCCAAGGAAATAGCAGAAGGCAAGACCGAGAAGGTAAGTGTGACAATGGATGTTGTTCGCAAGTATCTTGGGCCGGAAAAGTACATCCAGGAAAAAATTCTAATAAAGCCCAAAGTTGGGGTTGCCACTGGACTCGCATGGACGCCGTATGGCGGAGAGGTGCTTCTTGTCGAGGCGACTGTAATGCCCGGAAAGGGGAGGCTTATACTGACCGGAAGCCTTGGCGAGGTGATGAAAGAATCAGCACAAATAGCGCTATCATATGTTCGCTCACATGCCTCTGAACTCGAGATAGACGAGGAAATATTCGACAAAAGCGATGTGCACATTCATGTCCCAGCAGGCGCGATTCCAAAAGATGGACCATCGGCAGGCGTAACGATGATCACAGCGTTGGTTTCGCGGCTCGTCGGTCGTCCGCCCAAAGAGGGCATAGCGATGACCGGTGAAATAACTTTGCGCGGTGATATACTGCCTATAGGCGGTCTTAAGGAGAAATCATTGGCTGCCCACCGCGTTAAAATAAAGAAAATTCTAATCCCCGAATTTAACATGAAAGACCTCGAAGAACTACCCGAGGAAATCCTCAACCAAATAGAATTTATCCCCGTTGAAACCATCGAAGAAGTCCTCTGGTATACTTTGGGGATAAAATTTGGTGTTCTGGAACGCGCTTCCAGAAAGAAAGAGAAGGCAAAAATATGA